A window of the Pseudomonas fluorescens genome harbors these coding sequences:
- a CDS encoding 1-aminocyclopropane-1-carboxylate deaminase/D-cysteine desulfhydrase, with amino-acid sequence MFLPPTDWLPQAPLEPLHLDWLTAAGIEVAILRLDRIDPLISGNKWFKLVEHLKAADRAGAEGIISLGGAHSNHLHALAAAGKRLGFTTVGLLRGHPQDTPTVRDLQDFGMQLHWLGFGGYRARHEPGFWQPWREQYPTLHPVPEGGGGLPGAQGCAALKDQVSEQLGKLGWDDYHGWWLACGTGTTLAGLVLAEAGQHAVYGAMAVPDDHGVAANVEAIVGEAGRYELIDACRGGFAKVDPALLEFITQTEQASGIPLEPLYTGKALLALKQQIEAGRFARGSRLIFVHTGGLQGRRGFYGQP; translated from the coding sequence ATGTTTCTGCCTCCCACCGACTGGCTACCTCAAGCCCCCCTCGAACCGCTGCATCTGGACTGGCTCACCGCCGCCGGCATTGAGGTCGCGATCCTGCGTCTCGACCGGATCGATCCGCTGATCAGCGGCAACAAGTGGTTCAAACTCGTCGAGCACCTGAAAGCCGCCGACCGTGCTGGCGCCGAAGGCATCATCAGCCTGGGCGGTGCACACTCCAATCATCTGCATGCACTGGCGGCTGCGGGCAAACGTCTGGGATTCACAACGGTCGGGCTGTTGCGCGGGCATCCGCAGGACACGCCGACGGTCAGGGATCTGCAGGATTTCGGCATGCAGTTGCACTGGCTCGGGTTTGGCGGTTATCGAGCGCGGCACGAGCCGGGGTTCTGGCAGCCGTGGCGAGAGCAATACCCGACGTTGCATCCGGTGCCCGAAGGTGGCGGCGGTTTGCCGGGGGCGCAGGGTTGCGCGGCGCTGAAGGATCAGGTCAGTGAACAACTCGGCAAGCTCGGCTGGGACGACTACCACGGTTGGTGGCTGGCCTGTGGCACGGGCACCACACTCGCGGGATTGGTGTTGGCCGAGGCAGGACAACATGCGGTGTATGGCGCAATGGCCGTGCCCGACGATCACGGCGTCGCGGCCAACGTCGAGGCAATTGTCGGTGAAGCCGGGCGCTACGAGCTGATCGACGCCTGCCGTGGCGGCTTCGCCAAGGTCGATCCGGCGCTGCTTGAATTCATCACGCAAACCGAACAGGCCAGCGGCATTCCCCTCGAACCGCTGTACACCGGGAAAGCCTTGCTGGCGCTCAAACAACAGATCGAGGCGGGTCGCTTTGCCCGTGGTTCACGCTTGATCTTCGTCCACACCGGCGGCTTGCAGGGCCGGCGCGGATTCTACGGTCAACCCTGA